The genomic DNA agtgaggagggcaatgaggatgatgaagagtggaaaagcactcggtcctgatgatatacctgtagaggtatggaggTGTcaaggagaggtggcagtaagTAGAgattctgactgggttgttcaacaggttatagatagtgagaagatgcctgtggaatggagaagtgtgctggtgcccatttttaagaacaaggcaGATGTGAAGATttttggcaactacagaggaataaatctgatgagccatacaaagaagttatgggaaagagtaatgaagctagactaagggcagaagtgagcatttgtgagcagcagtatggtttcggCCAGAGGGAactacattgtgtttttgtagatctggagaaagcttatgacagggtacccaactgtggtattttatgaggaagtctggagtggcagagaagtatgttaagAGTGGTGCAgcacatgtatgaggactgtaagacagtggtgaggtgtgctgtaggtgtgatgggggagttcaaggtggaggtgggactgcatcagggatcagctctgagccccttcttgtttgctatggtgatggacaggctgacagacgaggttagacaggaatcttcatggactatgatgtttgcagatgacattgtggtctgtagtgagagcagggaataaGTGGAGGAAAAgcaagagaggtggaggtttgtcctggagaggagaggaatgaaggttagccgcagtaagacagagtacatgtgtgtgaatgagagggactcaagtggaagagtgaggttacagggagaagagatcaagaaggtgggggATTTTGAGTgctcagggtcaacagtccaaagcaatggagagtggaacagaggtgaagaagtatgtacaggcaggatggaacgggtggaggaaagtgtcaggtgtgatagaagagtttcagctaaaatgaaaggaaaggtgtacaggactgtggtgagaccagcgatgttgtttggtctagagacagtgtcactgaggaaaagacaggagacagagctggaggtagcagagatgaagatgctgaggttctctttgggagtgaccaggatggataggatcaggaatgagtacatcagagggacagcacatgttagaggtttggagataaagtcagaggccagaatgagatggtttggacatgtgcagaggacagatagtgaatatattggtagaaggatgctgagtttaggtttatggatgtagtgaaagaggacatgaaggtagttggtgtgagagaagaggatgcagaagacagggttagatggaggcaacggatttgctgtggcgacccctgaagggaaaagctgaaaggagatgaagaagatatGGCTAAAATAttgcaagcaaggattaacacgttaaattatattcggttttattcagaaaatatgcgcagtacaggaaacgtcaaagcgctgttttctgggtTCATCGATTGTTttgtggctgcagtacagtcACCCAGGCAATGAGGGCGCCCACGTTCCCAATGAATGGAGCGACTAGTAACGAAACGTTTTCGGCACAATTGCCCCAAACGGTTCGAAACTCCATGGGGCGCTATTCGGACATCACTAATTTCATGTGAACATAAAGCCTCAAGAAATGAACCCTTTCCCGAATCTCATGAGCGTCATGACGCTTCATCTCGCCTTCACCAGTTTCCGGCgttgacaggaagtgacctggACCAATTGAATGTAAGCGTTTATGAAATCGCCGTGGCAACgcctcctcaaaaatggcagCTCCTTAAATGGACCAATCGCAAGAGCGCTTGTAGACATTTAAaccatgtgacatcattttcaCGGATTTCAAAATTGTAACAGACACGAAAAGTTGTTCCTTGGTGACACAGCACGGAACGTCTTGCTGAAGAGGTGaggataatttgtttgtttgtttcgaAGTAACAagtgttgtattttattgtacttaagtttattttttcttcttaacGATACTTAATGCTGACAACGATGAAGTTAATGATAACGTTTAGCATTACATCAGCTAGCCTAAATTCTTTATACCCAACTATCTGGGTATGTTTTGAACAATTTTTCAGCAGTTTAATCCCGTAATTTAAATCAACTTGATTGTTTTGTCTGTACGTACAGCTACAGGTTGTTCCAAAAAAACGGACAAAATGGCACATTTTGGGTTTGAGAATGATATCCATAGCATTTTGAAGCTGGATATGCCCATTACAAACGCTCCCATGGCGAGGTGGCAGCGAAAGGCCAGCTCATCGAGCGCTCCTGCTTTGAACGGATTGTCGCCTGGCAAGTCCATCAATGTTTCTCTAAATTCATCAAAAACTCCAAGCAAGACTCCAGGTGTGTGTAGTTCATTCATACAACTCCAGATTTGACTaacctttgtgtttgtttatctgctTTTGTTAACTCCAGAGgccattttttgtgtgtgttataggCAAAAATAAGAAGCAAACACCTTCTAAGATGGGTGGTGATCGTTTCATTCCAATCAGAAACAGTAAACAAATGGATGTGGCGTCTTTCCTGCTCACAAAAGAGAATGAGCCTGTGGAGACAAACAATTCAGCACAGTCATCGGTAAGTTTTTTTAAGTTCATTTTGTCAAAGATGATGCTTCTGATAATCAAGAATTAGAATATGCCCATTTCTACCATCTATATTTTAAAGGAAAACCAGAAAGCCTGGTCTGTGATGTTGAATGGATATAACATTGACGATGCAAAAATCCTCCATATTGGAGGGAAGTCATTGAATGCTCCAGAGGGTGAGTTCATTTGTGTGGCCACAAGCTGTCTCGCTTGTGATAACAACATCATTtggatgaataaagtttttaaaaaaattatatattttttcatattttctcatttaaaatacaGGCTATCAAAACAACTTAAAAGTTCTCTACAGCCAGTCTGCCACTCCTGCATCTGTCAAAAAGACAAGATACATATCCTCCACTCCTGACAGAATTTTGGATGCTCCTGAGCTCCGCAATGATTTTTGTAAGTCTGAATACATTTCTCCATATAAAATTAGTTAATGTTTTGCATTTCCTTCCTTGGCAACAGTAATGTATGCATAAattgaaaacattatttatgCAGCAATCCTCTGTGGAGGATATTGATTTATTACACAAATTAATCTTTATACTGAATATGAAAATTTTCCTAGGCATATTTGGTCTTTACACAAAATGGCCCTTCTGTTTTTACCAAGCAGACCTTGATCAGGGTTCTGTTTGTATTGATCCTTCCAGATTTGAATCTTCTTGACTGGAGCAGTCGAAATACGCTTGCTGTGGCACTTCACAACAGTGTTTATCTTTGGAATGCGAGTCAAGGAGACATCATTCTTCTCATGAAGTTGGAGCGTGAGGAGGACTATGTCTCTTCACTGTCCTGGACAAAGGAGGGAAGCTACTTAGCTATTGGCACCAGTGACTGcaatgttcaggtgtgtgtgcaaatgAACTCATCTTATTGTTACAGATTTGTAGCTTGTCTCGCTCTTagtgatgcattttttatttcttagttGTGGGATGTTGAAAACCAGAAGCGTCTACGCAGCATGGCTGGCCATACAGCGAGAGTTGGAAGCCTCAGCTGGAATGAGCACGTTCTTTCCAGGTACAGTTGCTTCCTAATCtaatacaaaagacaaaaaatgaatTCCTGTAATTTGTGGGACCCAAATATGTTTTCTTTCGTAGTGGCTCGAGATCAGGACACATTCAACATCATGATGTGAGGGTGGCAGACCATCACATCTGCACACTCACCAGCCACTCACAAGAGGTGTGTGGGCTGCAGTGGTCCCCCGATGGAAGATACCTTGCCAGCGGAGGCAATGACA from Antennarius striatus isolate MH-2024 chromosome 18, ASM4005453v1, whole genome shotgun sequence includes the following:
- the LOC137612309 gene encoding cell division cycle protein 20 homolog, encoding MAHFGFENDIHSILKLDMPITNAPMARWQRKASSSSAPALNGLSPGKSINVSLNSSKTPSKTPGKNKKQTPSKMGGDRFIPIRNSKQMDVASFLLTKENEPVETNNSAQSSENQKAWSVMLNGYNIDDAKILHIGGKSLNAPEGYQNNLKVLYSQSATPASVKKTRYISSTPDRILDAPELRNDFYLNLLDWSSRNTLAVALHNSVYLWNASQGDIILLMKLEREEDYVSSLSWTKEGSYLAIGTSDCNVQLWDVENQKRLRSMAGHTARVGSLSWNEHVLSSGSRSGHIQHHDVRVADHHICTLTSHSQEVCGLQWSPDGRYLASGGNDNLVYVWPRVQQGSVSNARQSVCSWSEHQGAVKALAWCPWQPNILASGGGTSDRHIRIWNVNSSSCLTSFDTQSQISSLVFAPNYKELVSAHGYAHNNVVIWKYPSLTKVAELNGHEDRVLSLTLSPDKSTIATMAGDETIRLWKSFELDPEKKKAKERRGISTSSVIHQSIR